One genomic region from Flammeovirga agarivorans encodes:
- a CDS encoding nitroreductase family protein, whose product MEFIDIAKSRYTTKKYDPSKKVSDSDIQKLKEILQLSPSSINSQPWKFTIVGNQELKEKLAEASYFNAPKLIEGSHVVVFSAIDDVEKFEKDINDYLPEGAVGYFNNFLKPQGEEKIKNWFSDQVYLSIGYFLSAVGSMGIDSTPMEGIEQDKYKEILGLEGYQPLVAVMIGYRDAEDGNQPSKNPKSRLNLKEVVEVI is encoded by the coding sequence ATGGAATTTATCGACATCGCAAAATCAAGATACACAACAAAAAAGTACGATCCATCTAAAAAAGTTAGTGATTCGGACATTCAGAAGTTAAAAGAGATTTTGCAATTAAGCCCATCTTCAATCAATAGCCAGCCATGGAAATTTACAATTGTAGGTAACCAGGAATTAAAAGAGAAATTAGCTGAGGCTTCTTATTTTAATGCTCCAAAACTAATCGAGGGTAGTCATGTTGTTGTTTTTAGTGCAATCGATGACGTAGAGAAGTTTGAAAAAGATATCAACGATTACTTGCCAGAAGGTGCAGTAGGGTATTTTAATAATTTCTTAAAACCTCAGGGTGAAGAGAAAATCAAAAATTGGTTCTCAGATCAAGTATACTTATCTATTGGGTATTTCTTATCTGCAGTTGGATCAATGGGTATCGATTCAACTCCAATGGAAGGTATTGAACAAGATAAATACAAAGAAATTTTAGGATTAGAGGGTTATCAACCACTAGTTGCTGTAATGATTGGTTACAGAGATGCTGAGGATGGAAACCAACCATCTAAAAACCCTAAATCTAGATTGAACCTTAAAGAAGTAGTAGAGGTAATCTAA
- a CDS encoding family 16 glycosylhydrolase — MKNQIILLFTLLLLNVILPVFSQINPVSDPENTQKWILNKWISDEFNGTELNKTKWWILGENNDYRSKWKGRAPGQFASHNVKVSDGQLKLTSQWDPTFNFANETNDGCYYGGTKTAADLSKPITQACIMSETFFKYGYMEIKCKIADAPVTSAFWTTGYHSEIDMVENYGKRPIGNPEETPEELEYKYRTNLISWDPDRAEDHEEWKIENVMNSRLADDFHIYGFEWDKNYMKIYFDGHLIKTATKEELLKKDQWKYDYPQEMWLDSEVFEWYGLPNQEDLSSPAEFIIDYVRVWQKEEPQSFFDALSFEGPFYFSGRSVNWWSSQASNWRMKDDKARTGDFSLRYQGNAPFTGNYSTFSPYGSLDLPEGANTLSFYIWIDESTEINTIDFVLSKPYKEINVDLSSIKKGQWVEVNTSFERNDKSDTNIINGDRIQIKIQAESIESTEALFFFDDISFENSNESDVSPEYPFPDDEYTEQEYPKDEEEKPTHSDQPLKIDWGMYPNPSSSIINVYSNSNGSLKIINAVGVELMDIAKQKEEISIALDDLRHGLYYVVFESKGLLDTKKLVIE, encoded by the coding sequence ATGAAAAATCAAATTATACTTCTTTTCACTCTTCTTTTATTGAATGTTATACTTCCAGTATTCTCACAAATCAACCCTGTTTCTGATCCAGAAAACACTCAAAAGTGGATTTTAAATAAATGGATAAGTGATGAGTTTAACGGTACTGAATTGAACAAGACCAAGTGGTGGATTCTTGGCGAAAACAACGATTACAGAAGTAAATGGAAAGGAAGAGCCCCTGGTCAATTTGCCTCTCACAATGTAAAAGTAAGTGATGGACAACTGAAACTTACTAGCCAATGGGATCCTACTTTCAACTTTGCTAACGAAACCAATGATGGCTGTTATTATGGAGGAACAAAAACAGCTGCTGACCTTTCCAAACCGATCACTCAAGCATGTATTATGAGTGAAACATTTTTCAAGTATGGATATATGGAAATCAAATGTAAAATTGCTGATGCTCCTGTAACTTCAGCATTTTGGACTACTGGTTACCATAGTGAAATTGATATGGTTGAAAATTATGGTAAACGACCTATTGGAAATCCAGAAGAAACACCTGAAGAATTAGAATATAAATATAGAACCAATCTCATTAGTTGGGACCCTGATAGGGCTGAAGATCATGAAGAATGGAAAATCGAAAATGTTATGAATAGTCGTTTAGCAGATGACTTTCATATTTACGGCTTTGAATGGGATAAAAACTATATGAAAATATATTTCGATGGGCATTTAATAAAGACAGCTACAAAAGAGGAACTTCTGAAAAAAGATCAATGGAAATACGATTATCCTCAGGAAATGTGGCTAGACTCTGAAGTGTTTGAATGGTATGGTTTACCGAACCAAGAAGATCTATCTTCCCCTGCTGAATTTATTATTGATTATGTAAGAGTGTGGCAAAAAGAAGAACCTCAATCTTTTTTTGATGCTTTAAGTTTTGAAGGTCCTTTCTATTTCTCAGGAAGAAGTGTAAACTGGTGGTCATCACAAGCCTCCAATTGGAGAATGAAAGATGATAAAGCTAGAACAGGCGATTTTAGCTTACGTTATCAAGGAAATGCTCCTTTCACAGGAAATTATTCAACCTTCTCCCCTTATGGTTCTCTTGATCTTCCCGAAGGAGCCAATACTTTATCGTTTTATATATGGATTGATGAATCTACTGAGATCAATACTATTGATTTTGTTCTCAGTAAACCATATAAAGAGATAAATGTAGACCTAAGTTCAATAAAGAAAGGACAATGGGTAGAAGTAAATACTTCTTTTGAACGAAATGATAAGTCAGATACCAATATCATTAATGGTGATAGAATTCAGATAAAAATCCAAGCTGAAAGTATCGAGAGTACTGAAGCACTATTTTTTTTTGATGACATCAGCTTCGAAAATTCTAATGAAAGTGATGTATCACCTGAGTATCCTTTTCCTGATGATGAATATACAGAACAGGAATACCCTAAAGACGAAGAAGAAAAACCTACCCACTCCGATCAACCATTAAAGATTGACTGGGGAATGTACCCAAATCCCTCTTCTTCGATTATCAATGTGTATTCTAACTCTAATGGATCTCTCAAAATTATTAATGCAGTTGGAGTAGAACTCATGGATATAGCAAAACAAAAAGAAGAGATCTCTATTGCTTTAGATGATTTAAGACATGGACTATACTATGTAGTATTCGAGTCTAAAGGACTACTTGATACAAAAAAACTAGTGATAGAATAA
- a CDS encoding alpha/beta fold hydrolase, whose product MKLYLLPLLAILIGFTSCNRNDEDAYDYKDGEFFYLENKGAVMPVWVVGNVESGIFIITNHGGPGYDSGMNFHTATESFQQLEKEYALVYWDQRMAGSSKGNPSLEDLTIEQHVEDLEKLVTLIEHKYAPKSMFMYGHSWGGGLSILYMGKDENQSKFNGWIDEDGAIQDKYEMELKREWIVPRAEAKYEATGDKKWKEVIQWWEDHPNPNESMDEPYQHVRMLEGYIYDKETSDALHNNSVFEQRFLASYSFGWLHNQYEDFNFMAHYDFMPRAKNITIPTLLIWGKEDGAVPVAVSDTVYSLVNTPIEDKFKVQLDECAHAPHWEKPYIWTDEVRAFIEEYK is encoded by the coding sequence ATGAAATTATATTTACTTCCTTTATTAGCGATTCTAATTGGTTTTACTTCTTGTAACAGAAATGACGAAGATGCTTACGATTATAAAGATGGAGAGTTTTTCTACCTAGAAAATAAAGGTGCTGTTATGCCAGTTTGGGTCGTTGGGAATGTTGAATCAGGTATCTTTATTATCACAAACCATGGAGGCCCAGGTTATGACTCTGGTATGAATTTCCATACTGCCACTGAAAGTTTCCAACAATTAGAAAAGGAATATGCTCTAGTTTATTGGGACCAAAGAATGGCAGGTTCATCAAAAGGAAACCCTAGCTTAGAAGATCTTACTATAGAACAACATGTAGAAGATTTAGAAAAGTTAGTCACTCTTATCGAACACAAATATGCTCCAAAATCCATGTTTATGTATGGTCATAGTTGGGGTGGTGGATTATCAATCCTATATATGGGAAAAGATGAAAATCAGAGTAAGTTTAATGGATGGATTGATGAAGACGGTGCCATTCAGGACAAATATGAAATGGAGTTGAAAAGAGAATGGATTGTACCAAGAGCAGAGGCAAAATACGAAGCAACAGGTGATAAAAAATGGAAAGAAGTTATCCAATGGTGGGAAGATCACCCCAATCCAAATGAAAGCATGGATGAACCTTACCAACATGTACGAATGCTCGAAGGATATATTTATGACAAAGAAACTTCAGATGCTCTACATAACAATTCAGTTTTTGAACAACGCTTTTTAGCTTCTTATTCTTTTGGATGGCTACATAATCAATACGAAGATTTTAACTTTATGGCACATTATGATTTTATGCCAAGAGCAAAGAATATCACTATTCCTACTTTACTGATTTGGGGAAAAGAAGACGGTGCGGTTCCAGTTGCTGTTTCTGATACCGTATATTCTTTAGTAAATACTCCTATCGAAGATAAATTCAAAGTTCAACTTGATGAATGTGCCCATGCTCCACATTGGGAGAAACCATATATATGGACCGATGAAGTTCGGGCGTTCATTGAAGAATATAAATAA
- a CDS encoding LA_2272 family surface repeat-containing protein: protein MKKLISNIFILIISITSVFAQDSTKHIPAQVSFLYPLGINGTNTDVSSDVSFNVLWGVNGGVRYFELGGLANVNNGNVTGGQIAGIANVTRGESNGLIISGITNLNTETAKGLHLAGINNYSQQQMNGAQVSGIANVVNADLNGAQIGLTNTVRGNLTGAQVGLVNYTDSLKGSQIGLINIVAKGTDGGVPIGLINVVKDGYYAVELSAGETIWANVNFKMGTEKFYTIFKGGYSQYNDKEINTFGLGFGTKFDLAKRVALAVDLSTNQVIYDGQFENTGLNLLNKADLNVHVQLAKCFSIFAGPSLNVYTTDYKVNGNETPGSLDVPDHAFYDNTTNNGTRTAIWVGGQAGVNFTF from the coding sequence ATGAAAAAGTTAATCTCAAATATATTTATCCTTATCATTTCAATTACTTCAGTTTTTGCACAAGACAGTACAAAACATATCCCTGCCCAAGTTTCATTCTTATATCCTTTAGGTATTAATGGAACAAATACAGATGTTTCGAGTGATGTTTCATTCAACGTTTTATGGGGAGTTAATGGAGGTGTTAGATATTTTGAATTAGGTGGTTTAGCCAATGTAAATAATGGAAATGTTACTGGCGGACAAATTGCAGGTATTGCTAACGTTACAAGAGGAGAAAGTAACGGTTTAATAATATCAGGTATCACCAACTTAAATACAGAAACAGCAAAAGGTTTACATTTAGCAGGAATCAATAACTATTCACAACAACAAATGAATGGTGCTCAGGTTTCTGGTATCGCTAACGTTGTAAATGCAGATTTAAATGGTGCTCAAATTGGTTTAACTAATACCGTTAGAGGTAATTTAACAGGAGCTCAAGTTGGTTTAGTTAACTATACAGATAGTTTAAAAGGCTCACAAATTGGTTTAATCAACATCGTAGCAAAAGGTACTGATGGTGGTGTTCCGATCGGTTTAATCAACGTAGTGAAAGACGGATACTATGCGGTAGAGTTATCTGCAGGTGAGACGATTTGGGCTAACGTAAACTTTAAAATGGGTACAGAGAAATTCTATACTATCTTTAAAGGTGGTTATTCTCAGTACAATGATAAAGAAATCAATACATTCGGTCTTGGTTTCGGTACTAAATTCGATTTAGCAAAAAGAGTAGCTTTAGCAGTAGACCTTTCTACTAACCAAGTTATTTACGATGGACAATTCGAAAACACTGGCTTAAACTTATTAAACAAAGCTGATTTGAATGTTCATGTACAATTAGCTAAATGTTTCAGCATCTTCGCTGGTCCTTCATTGAATGTTTATACTACAGATTATAAAGTAAATGGTAACGAAACTCCAGGTTCATTGGATGTTCCAGACCATGCATTCTACGATAACACTACAAATAATGGTACAAGAACTGCCATTTGGGTAGGTGGCCAAGCAGGTGTAAACTTCACATTCTAG
- a CDS encoding DUF3575 domain-containing protein, producing the protein MKKRFYLLLLFLGVVSLSSYAQNKLNVGAAYYGETIFHPGFSINGEYEISLSESWSLPLRATTGYYFHKRNHQAVFLEITPGIRWHFGQTKRWYMSGYGGIGAMSSWHHSDDGIYEVDDNGNVSKKDSNYAGTSLTYMASVDFGYQISKERPQYLWVRPRMTWQTQVNQQSLYHLAVEIGYSITLN; encoded by the coding sequence ATGAAAAAACGATTCTATTTATTATTACTCTTCTTAGGAGTAGTAAGCCTTTCCTCTTATGCTCAAAATAAACTAAATGTTGGTGCCGCTTATTACGGAGAAACTATCTTTCATCCAGGTTTCTCAATCAATGGAGAATATGAAATCAGTCTTAGTGAAAGCTGGTCACTGCCTTTAAGAGCAACCACAGGATATTACTTCCACAAAAGAAATCATCAAGCGGTCTTTTTAGAAATTACTCCTGGTATACGTTGGCACTTCGGCCAAACAAAAAGATGGTATATGTCTGGTTATGGTGGTATTGGAGCAATGTCTTCTTGGCATCATTCCGATGACGGAATTTATGAAGTAGATGATAACGGCAATGTCTCTAAAAAGGACTCTAATTACGCAGGTACAAGCCTTACTTATATGGCTAGTGTAGATTTTGGCTATCAAATCTCTAAAGAACGCCCTCAATACCTTTGGGTAAGACCTCGTATGACATGGCAAACACAAGTCAATCAACAATCACTTTATCATTTAGCTGTAGAAATCGGTTATTCCATCACATTAAACTAA
- a CDS encoding winged helix-turn-helix transcriptional regulator, translating into MKYKVDGKEYPCCTSLTMKYIGGKWKSVILIHLKDTTLRYSELRKMIPTVSERTLSLQLKQLEEDGLIKREVIPTEKPPLKVEYSMTDFGRTLTPLLEMISSWGEEAVKWDSKVEEIEE; encoded by the coding sequence ATGAAATATAAAGTAGATGGTAAAGAATACCCATGCTGTACGAGCTTAACAATGAAATACATTGGCGGTAAATGGAAATCAGTAATTTTAATTCACCTTAAAGATACTACCTTAAGATACAGTGAATTAAGAAAAATGATTCCAACTGTAAGCGAAAGAACATTAAGCCTTCAACTAAAACAATTAGAAGAAGACGGACTGATAAAAAGAGAAGTGATTCCTACTGAAAAACCTCCACTAAAAGTAGAATACAGTATGACAGATTTCGGAAGAACACTTACTCCATTGTTAGAAATGATTTCGTCGTGGGGAGAAGAAGCTGTAAAATGGGACAGTAAAGTAGAAGAAATTGAAGAGTAG
- a CDS encoding GNAT family N-acetyltransferase, protein MVRQATANDLDQLSVLFDGYRVFYRKTSDLSAARAFLAERIALKDSKIYVFEEEGQLSGFVQLYPLFSSTRMKKLWLLNDLYVDASQRGKGVSLKLIDEAKKLAYDTNACGVMLETEITNQIGNKLYPRTGFELNQSSNFYEWSVE, encoded by the coding sequence ATGGTACGACAAGCAACAGCAAACGACCTAGACCAACTCTCAGTACTCTTTGATGGTTATAGAGTATTTTATAGAAAAACATCTGATTTATCTGCTGCCAGAGCATTTTTAGCAGAAAGAATAGCTTTAAAAGATTCAAAAATTTATGTTTTTGAAGAGGAGGGGCAACTTTCAGGTTTTGTACAATTATATCCATTATTTTCATCAACTAGAATGAAAAAACTTTGGTTACTCAATGATCTCTATGTTGATGCTTCACAACGTGGAAAAGGTGTTTCTTTGAAATTAATTGATGAAGCTAAAAAATTAGCTTATGACACTAATGCATGTGGAGTGATGCTTGAAACAGAAATTACAAATCAGATCGGAAATAAACTATACCCTAGGACAGGGTTTGAATTAAATCAATCTTCAAATTTTTATGAATGGTCTGTTGAGTAG
- a CDS encoding energy transducer TonB — protein sequence MRKTTLAFLLFLITSISSLGQSIIYFNEDHTEVMDKNDAVYYANSHIGELENEKYKHTTFYLDGTIYSTYYTKEKKRYKDKFGDFESYYKNGNLKEKGVFDASKKVGIWHYYHSNSQENFSYEMKYKEGEFEETTLFINAWDSLGNQTVKNGNGQLKYLTKNSFYQEGMVKNKLKTGEWNGTYIDGKPYFIETYKNGKLKKGNSWDSEGKKYSYTKTYKRAFYPGGIWDFYNWIGKVLRYPDDAKKQGIEGKVYVAFIVDKSGQLTEINVVKGVYESMDREVLRVMQLVKPWSPAKKRGQKTISRMILPISFRLS from the coding sequence ATGCGAAAAACAACTTTAGCTTTTCTCTTATTTTTAATCACATCTATTTCTAGTTTAGGCCAATCTATCATTTATTTTAATGAGGACCATACCGAAGTAATGGATAAAAATGATGCTGTTTATTATGCCAACTCACACATTGGAGAACTTGAAAACGAAAAGTATAAACATACTACTTTTTATCTCGATGGTACTATCTATTCAACCTATTATACTAAGGAGAAAAAACGCTATAAAGATAAATTTGGTGATTTTGAATCCTATTATAAAAACGGGAATCTAAAGGAGAAAGGAGTTTTTGATGCGTCTAAGAAAGTGGGTATTTGGCACTATTATCACTCAAATAGCCAGGAGAATTTCAGTTATGAAATGAAATATAAGGAGGGAGAGTTTGAAGAAACTACCTTATTTATTAATGCTTGGGATTCTCTAGGAAATCAAACGGTGAAGAACGGAAATGGTCAACTGAAGTATTTGACAAAAAATAGTTTTTATCAAGAGGGTATGGTAAAGAACAAGTTGAAAACCGGAGAGTGGAATGGAACATATATTGACGGTAAACCATACTTTATTGAAACCTACAAAAATGGAAAACTAAAGAAAGGAAACAGTTGGGATAGTGAAGGTAAAAAATATAGTTACACAAAAACATATAAGAGGGCTTTCTACCCTGGCGGTATTTGGGATTTTTATAATTGGATAGGTAAAGTATTAAGATACCCAGACGATGCTAAAAAACAGGGAATAGAAGGTAAAGTTTATGTTGCCTTTATTGTTGACAAAAGTGGTCAACTGACAGAAATTAACGTTGTAAAAGGAGTTTATGAATCTATGGATCGAGAAGTGCTAAGAGTAATGCAATTAGTAAAACCTTGGAGCCCTGCGAAAAAGAGAGGGCAAAAGACCATATCAAGAATGATACTTCCAATATCTTTTAGATTAAGTTAA
- the alaS gene encoding alanine--tRNA ligase, giving the protein MDAKSIRRTFLEFFQSKQHAIVPSAPLVIKNDPTLMFTNAGMNQFKDYFLGNKAAEDTRVADTQKCLRVSGKHNDLEEVGIDTYHHTMFEMLGNWSFGDYFKKEAIEWAWELLTEVYQLPKDRLYVTVFEGDDADGTEMDQEAKDIWKGLIAEERIILANKKDNFWEMGETGPCGPCSEIHIDLRNDEERAKEDGLALVNEDHPLVVEIWNLVFMQFNRKADGSLVSLPNKHIDTGMGFERLCMAIQKKESNYDTDVFQPMIQFLAAKSGKAYGENEKTDIAIRVISDHIRAISFAIADGQLPSNNKAGYVIRRILRRAVRYGYTFLEFNKPFMYELVDILSDQFEETFPEVISQRDFIKKVVMQEEQAFLRTLEKGLSILQKAMDGASDKTIAGKEAFTLYDTFGFPLDLTQLIASENGFTVDTAGFDAAMKEQKDRARAASASEKGDWIDVNDGDSVEFLGYDALESDASILRYREVTEKKKTIIQLVLDQTPFYAESGGQVGDKGTLVSGDETIAIFDTKKENDLIIHFANKLPSNPAAPVTAKVDATRRSLTENNHSATHLLHAALQEVLGDHVAQKGSLVNEKHLRFDFSHFQKVEAEEIEKIEKIVNQRIRQNIQLNEQRSVPIEEAKAMGATALFGEKYGDFVRVITFDSDYSVELCGGTHVPATGKIGLFKITAESSVAAGVRRIEAITADAAEEYVDEQITLLQEIKELLKAKDPKKAVADLVEAKAALSKEVETLRNKELQAVKNELASKAVAKDGFNFIAAKVSVANAQGLKQLAYDLKAVVENMFLILAADVDGKPQVAVMIDEELVKAKDLHAGKIVKELAKEIKGGGGGQPFFATAGGKDINGLDAVVAKAQELA; this is encoded by the coding sequence ATGGACGCAAAAAGTATTCGCCGCACGTTCTTGGAATTCTTCCAAAGCAAGCAGCACGCCATCGTTCCTTCGGCACCACTTGTGATTAAAAACGATCCTACGTTGATGTTTACCAACGCAGGTATGAATCAATTCAAAGATTATTTCTTAGGAAACAAAGCCGCCGAGGATACACGTGTCGCCGATACTCAAAAATGTTTACGTGTATCTGGTAAACACAATGATTTGGAGGAAGTGGGTATTGACACTTACCACCATACTATGTTCGAAATGCTAGGTAACTGGTCTTTCGGAGATTATTTCAAAAAAGAAGCAATTGAGTGGGCATGGGAACTTCTTACTGAAGTGTACCAACTACCAAAAGATAGATTGTACGTTACAGTATTCGAAGGTGACGACGCTGACGGTACTGAAATGGACCAAGAAGCAAAGGATATCTGGAAAGGCTTAATCGCTGAAGAAAGAATTATTCTTGCTAATAAAAAAGATAACTTCTGGGAAATGGGTGAAACAGGTCCTTGTGGTCCTTGTTCTGAAATCCATATTGACCTTCGTAATGATGAGGAAAGAGCCAAAGAAGATGGTCTTGCTTTAGTCAACGAAGATCACCCATTAGTAGTAGAGATCTGGAACCTTGTATTTATGCAATTCAACCGTAAGGCGGATGGTTCTTTAGTTTCTCTTCCTAACAAACATATCGATACAGGTATGGGATTCGAACGTTTATGTATGGCGATTCAAAAGAAAGAATCGAACTACGATACAGACGTATTCCAACCAATGATCCAATTCTTAGCAGCAAAGTCGGGTAAGGCTTACGGTGAGAATGAGAAAACAGATATCGCTATCCGTGTAATCTCAGACCATATCCGTGCAATTTCATTTGCTATTGCTGATGGTCAATTACCTTCGAACAACAAAGCTGGTTATGTGATTCGTCGTATTCTTCGTAGAGCAGTACGTTACGGATATACTTTCTTAGAATTCAACAAGCCATTTATGTATGAGTTGGTTGATATTCTTTCTGATCAGTTCGAAGAAACTTTCCCTGAGGTAATTTCTCAAAGAGATTTCATCAAGAAAGTAGTCATGCAAGAGGAGCAAGCCTTCTTAAGAACATTAGAGAAAGGTTTATCTATTCTTCAAAAAGCAATGGATGGTGCATCAGACAAAACGATTGCTGGTAAAGAAGCCTTCACTTTGTACGATACATTCGGTTTCCCTCTTGATTTAACACAATTGATCGCTTCTGAAAACGGATTTACTGTAGATACAGCAGGATTCGACGCAGCAATGAAAGAGCAAAAAGACAGAGCTCGCGCAGCATCAGCTTCAGAAAAAGGCGATTGGATTGATGTAAATGATGGTGACTCAGTAGAATTCTTGGGTTACGATGCATTAGAATCAGATGCTTCTATCTTACGTTACCGTGAAGTAACAGAGAAGAAGAAAACAATTATACAATTAGTACTTGATCAAACTCCTTTCTATGCTGAAAGTGGTGGACAAGTAGGTGATAAAGGTACTTTAGTTTCTGGTGATGAGACAATCGCTATCTTCGATACGAAGAAAGAAAACGATTTGATTATCCACTTCGCTAACAAATTACCTTCTAACCCAGCTGCTCCTGTAACGGCTAAAGTAGATGCTACGCGTAGATCTCTAACAGAGAACAACCACTCAGCAACTCACTTATTACACGCTGCATTACAAGAAGTATTGGGTGATCATGTCGCTCAAAAAGGTTCATTGGTGAACGAGAAACACTTACGTTTTGACTTCTCTCACTTCCAAAAAGTGGAAGCGGAAGAAATTGAAAAGATCGAGAAAATCGTTAACCAAAGAATCCGTCAGAATATCCAATTGAACGAGCAAAGAAGTGTTCCAATCGAAGAAGCTAAAGCAATGGGTGCTACTGCATTATTCGGTGAGAAATACGGTGACTTCGTTCGTGTAATTACTTTCGATAGCGATTACTCTGTAGAACTTTGTGGTGGTACACACGTTCCTGCTACAGGTAAAATTGGTTTATTCAAAATTACTGCTGAATCATCGGTAGCTGCAGGTGTACGTCGTATTGAGGCAATTACTGCAGATGCTGCTGAAGAATATGTAGATGAGCAAATCACTTTACTTCAAGAGATTAAAGAGCTATTAAAAGCGAAAGACCCTAAGAAAGCAGTAGCTGACTTAGTAGAAGCAAAAGCAGCTTTATCGAAAGAAGTAGAAACGCTTCGTAACAAAGAGTTACAAGCAGTGAAAAACGAATTAGCTTCTAAAGCAGTTGCTAAAGACGGTTTCAACTTTATTGCAGCTAAAGTTTCTGTTGCAAATGCTCAAGGATTAAAGCAATTGGCTTACGACTTAAAAGCTGTTGTTGAAAATATGTTCTTGATCTTAGCCGCTGACGTTGACGGTAAGCCTCAAGTAGCAGTTATGATCGATGAAGAATTAGTAAAAGCAAAAGATCTTCACGCTGGTAAAATCGTTAAGGAATTAGCGAAAGAGATCAAAGGCGGCGGAGGTGGACAACCTTTCTTTGCTACTGCAGGTGGTAAAGATATCAACGGTTTGGATGCTGTTGTTGCAAAAGCACAAGAGTTAGCTTAA